A region from the Vicia villosa cultivar HV-30 ecotype Madison, WI linkage group LG3, Vvil1.0, whole genome shotgun sequence genome encodes:
- the LOC131661069 gene encoding translation factor GUF1 homolog, chloroplastic-like, whose translation MATEICGGSLFLSVKTELQRQKPFLHSQRTTTTTATRFNSSKPRFSFRSSNASSFHHRNSPVFCRVATTDTLSDSDSTAKDGQDRLAKVPVSNIRNFSIIAHIDHGKSTLADKLLQVTGTVPQREMKEQFLDNMDLERERGITIKLQAARMRYVFENKPYCLNLIDTPGHVDFSYEVSRSLAACEGALLVVDASQGVEAQTLANVYLALANNLEIIPVLNKIDLPGAEPDRVIQEIEEVIGLDCSNAILCSAKEGIGIMEILNEIVAKIPPPADTSKKPLRALIFDSYYDPYRGVIVYFRVVDGTIKKGDRVTFMASGKDYFADEIGVLSPNQLQAEELFAGEVGYLSASIRTVADARVGDTITHHFNKADSSLPGYEEATPMVFCGLFPVDADQFPDLRDALEKLQLNDAALKFEPETSSAMGFGFRCGFLGLLHMEIVQERLEREYNLSLITTAPSVVYRVTCVNGDTVECSNPSLLPEPGIRKSIEEPVVKIEMLTPKDYIGPLMELAQERRGQFKEMKFITEIRASLTYELPLAEMVGDFFDQLKSRSKGYASMEYTVIGYKESDLTKLDVQINGECVEPLATIVHRDKAYSVGRALTLKLKELIPRQMFKIPIQACIGAKVIASESLSAIRKDVLAKCYGGDITRKKKLLKKQAAGKKRMKSIGKVDVPQEAFMAVLKLEKEVI comes from the exons ATGGCCACGGAAATTTGTGGCGGGTCTCTATTCTTATCCGTTAAAACTGAACTTCAACGCCAAAAGCCATTCCTCCATTCTCaacgaacaacaacaacaaccgccaCTAGATTCAACTCATCCAAACCTCGCTTCTCTTTCCGCTCTTCAAATGCCTCCTCCTTTCACCACCGCAACTCCCCCGTCTTCTGCCGCGTTGCTACCACCGATACACTCTCCGACTCCGACTCCACCGCTAAAGACGGCCAGGATCGTCTCGCTAAG GTGCCGGTGTCTAATATAAGGAACTTTTCCATCATTGCTCATATTGACCATGGGAAATCCACTTTAGCAGATAAATTGCTTCAGGTTACTGGTACAGTTCCTCAGCGAGAGATGAAGGAACAATTTCTTGATAATATGGATTTGGAGAGGGAAAGAGGCATCACTATTAAGCTTCAG GCAGCGCGAATGCGTTATGTGTTTGAAAATAAACCATATTGCTTGAATTTAATAGATACTCCAGGACACGTTGACTTCTCGTATGAG GTTTCTCGTTCACTTGCTGCATGTGAGGGTGCTCTCCTTGTGGTAGATGCATCTCAG GGGGTTGAAGCGCAAACACTAGCTAATGTTTATTTAGCTTTGGCTAACAACTTAGAAATTATCCCT GTTTTGAACAAAATAGATCTTCCGGGTGCAGAACCAGATCGAGTTATTCAAGAGATTGAAGAG GTTATAGGTCTAGATTGTAGCAATGCCATTCTCTGCTCTGCAAAG GAAGGAATAGGTATAATGGAGATTCTCAATGAAATTGTTGCAAAAATTCCCCCACCCGCTGATACATCAAAAAAGCCATTGAGGGCTTTAATATTTGATAG TTACTATGATCCATATAGAGGTGTTATTGTATACTTTCGAGTTGTAGATGGCactataaagaaaggtgacagagttACCTTTATGGCCAGTGGTAAG GATTATTTTGCCGATGAAATTGGAGTTTTGTCTCCCAATCAACTTCAGGCTGAAGAATTGTTTGCGGGTGAG GTGGGCTATCTATCTGCATCAATTAGAACAGTAGCTGATGCTAGAGTGGGTGACACAATCACTCACCATTTTAATAAGGCAGACAGTTCACTACCTGGATATGAGGAAGCCACTCCTATGGTGTTCTGTGGCCTGTTTCCCGTTGATGCTGACCA ATTTCCTGATCTACGGGATGCACTTGAGAAGCTTCAACTCAATGATGCTGCACTAAAG TTTGAACCTGAGACCTCAAGTGCTATGGGATTTGGTTTTAGATGTGGATTTCTGGGACTTCTCCACATGGAAATTGTTCAG GAGAGACTTGAGAGAGAATACAATTTGAGCCTGATAACTACCGCCCCAAGTGTTGTATACAGAGTAACCTGTGTTAATGGTGATACT GTTGAATGCTCAAATCCATCTTTACTTCCTGAGCCTGGTATAAGAAAATCAATTGAGGAGCCGGTTGTTAAG ATTGAGATGCTTACGCCGAAGGACTATATTGGTCCTCTTATGGAACTGGCTCAAGAAAGAAGAGGGCAGTTCAAAGAAATGAAATTTATCACTGAAATTAGAGCATCACTGACCTATGAATTACCACTGGCTGAG ATGGTTGGTGATTTCTTTGATCAGTTAAAGTCAAGAAGCAAGGGATACGCCAGTATGGAGTATACTGTTATCGG TTACAAAGAAAGTGATTTAACTAAACTCGACGTACAGATAAATGGTGAATGTGTGGAGCCGTTGGCTACAATTGTGCATAGAGATAAG GCATATTCTGTGGGAAGGGCGTTGACTCTAAAGTTGAAGGAGCTCATACCACGGCAAATGTTTAAAATACCAATTCAA GCATGCATAGGAGCTAAAGTGATTGCTAGTGAATCTTTATCTGCAATAAGGAAGGATGTATTAGCCAAATGCTACG GTGGAGACATTACGAGAAAAAAGAAATTGCTTAAGAAACAG GCTGCaggaaagaaaagaatgaaatcaATTGGTAAAGTTGATGTGCCTCAAGAAGCTTTTATGGCGGTTTTGAAACTGGAAAAGGAGGTAATCTGA